The genomic stretch CCGACAACATTCACGACTTTGTACTTTTTCAGATTCCGGTCAGGAAAACCTGCGATATGGTAGGAGATAAATGCGATCCTGAGATGATTAAAAAACTTGAAGAATTTACAATTTCATCGGAAAAAAAATCACAGTCAATTGATTACGAAAATAATGAATTAAATTAATAAACTTTTAAAATAAACTAAAATGCCACATCCGAAGCGAAAACATTCAAAAACAAGAAGAGATAAAAGAAGGACACATGACCATGCCCAGATGCCAACATTATCCACCTGTCCGACCACAGGAGAAACCCATCTCCGCCACAGAGCATACTGGTCAGAAGACAAGTTGTACTACAAGGGAAAGGTTGTTCTCGAAAAATCAACCAAATAACACATTCTGAGCCAATGCGCATCGGCCTTGATCTGATGGGGGGCGACCATGCACCTTTGACTAATCTTCAAGGTGCTTATCAGTTTATTCAGGAATCTGATAAGGATTATCAACTGGTTTTAATCGGTGATCTTCCGGCAATTAAGCAACAATTTCCTGGCCTCCACCAATCTCTTTCAGAATCAGAAAAGGTTGAATTTGTTCATGCTTCCGAAGTTATTGGCATGAGTGAATCACCCACAAAATCATTTTCAAGAAAACCTGATTCAACCATCACCAAAGGTTTTAAATTTCTTGAAAAGGGAGAGATTGATGCTTTTGCCAGTGCCGGCAACACCGGTGCCATGATGGTGGGTGCTTTTTATGCTGCAAAACCTCTTGAAGGGGTAATTCGTCCTGCCATTTCAACCATCATCCCGAAAAAAAACAATAAAACAGGTATTTTGCTTGATGTTGGCGTCAATCCTGATTGCAAAGATGATGTGTTGTATCAGTTTGGCATTCTTGGCTCAGCTTATCTTCAAACCATTTATCATATCGAAAATCCCAAAGTCGGGCTGCTTAACATCGGTTCAGAAAAAGAAAAAGGTAACCTCGTCACCCAGTCAGCTTACCGCCTGATGGAAGAAAACAATTCAGTCAATTTCATAGGCAATGTTGAAGGATACGATATTTTTACTGACAAAGCCGATGTGATTGTTTGTGACGGATTTACAGGTAATATTCTTTTAAAAACCATTGAAGGCTTTTACCGTCTTCTGAAATACCGGCAGATAAAAGACGAGTATTTTGAAACCTTCAATTATGAAAATTACGGAGGCACTCCGGTATTGGGAATCAGCAAGATTGTCATGGTTGCACATGGCATGTCTTCTCCTTTTGCTATTAAAAATATGTTGGCTCAGACAATTTCAATTTATCAAAACAAGCTCATTGAAAAAATAGCAGAAAGTTTTAAAAAAATTCTTAAATTTTAGACATGGCTAAGATAAGAGCAGCTATTACCGGAATAAACGGATGGGTACCTCCTGATGTACTTACCAATGCTGATCTTGAAAAAATGGTTGACACCACTGATGAATGGATCGTCACTCGGACAGGCATACGAGAAAGACATATTCTTAAAGGCGAAGGACAAGGCACATCAGTTTTGGGCGCAAATGCAGTTAAAGGACTGCTCGAAAAAACAAGGACAAAACCCGAAGAAGTTGAATTGCTGATATGTTCGACCGTTTCACCCGATATGCTTTATCCGGCCACAGCCAATATTATCAGTGAAAAAACCGGAATTAAAAACGCCTTCAGCTTTGATATGAACGCTGCCTGTTGCGGATTTTTGTTTGCTCTTGTTACTGCTTCCAAATACATTGAATCCGGGGCATTAAAAAAAATAATCGTGGTGGGTGCCGATAAAATGAGCTATCTGGTCGATTATACTAACCGCGAAACCTGTATTCTTTTCGGAGACGGAGCTGGTGCTGTTTTGCTGGAACCAGCTGAAGATGGTCTCGGAATCATCGACAGTATTTGCCACACCGATGGCTCTGGCATGCCATATCTCCATCAAAAAGCCGGAGGATCGGCTCTTCCTGCTTCTCACGAAACCATTGATCAGAGACTCCATTACGTTCATCAGGAAGGGCAAACGGTTTTCAAATTTGCCGTAAAAGGCATGGCAGATGTCTCTTACGACATCATGCAGAAAAACAACCTGAAAGCCGAAGATATTGCTTATCTGGTACCCCATCAGGCCAATCTGAGAATCATAGATGCTACTGCACGAAGAATGGGCATCGATCAGTCGAAAGTAATGATCAATATTGACCATTTCGGAAATACCACGAATGGTACCATTCCCCTTTGTCTCTGGGAGTGGGAAAACAAATTGCATAAAGGAGACAACCTGATACTTGCTGCCTTCGGAGGTGGCTTTACCTGGGGCTCTGTTTATTTAAAATGGGCTTATAACGCTGATGAAAGATAATTTTAACATTTTTTAATGGATATTTATGGCAACTACTGCAGATTTTAAAATCGGATTATGTATTGAATTTAATAATGAACTTTATCAAATTGTTGATTTTCAACATGTTAAACCAGGGAAAGGGCCTGCTTTTGTCCGTACCAAACTGAAGGGAATTCCATCAGGGAAAGTGATAGACAATACTTTTACTTCAGGCGTTAAAATTACGACTGCCAAAGTGGTTTATCATCCTTTCCAGTTTTTATATCAGGATGAATCCGGATATGTATTCATGAATACAGAGACTTTTGAACAGGTTACACTTCCTGAAGAAATGGTTGAAAATCATGATTTAATCAAGGAAGGACAGGAATTAGGCATCTATTACCACGAAGAAACCGAAACACCTCTTTATTGCGAACTCCCTGCTTTTATCGAACTGGCAGTAACCTATACCGAACCGGGTGTCAAAGGAGATACAGCTACCAATACGCTTAAACCCGCCACCCTCGAAACGGGCGCTGAAATAATGGTTCCTCTTTTTGTCAACACTGATGATGTCATCAGGATTGATACCCGTACACGTACCTATGTTGAAAGGGTAAAAAAATGATGACAATCAGGCTGTTAAGAGGCATTCATTCCTTTTCCCTGTTTCAAAAAAATATTTTTCTTCACCACGATGTGAATTATTAATTATTTATACCTTTGCACTCTCAATTGAAATAAGAAATTTTAAAAATTTTGAATAAGTGGACACTTTAAGTTATAGAACGGTATTTGTAAACAAGGCCACTGTCAGCCGTAAATGGTATCTGGTCGATGCCGAAGGTGAGGTTTTGGGACGCCTGAGTTCAAAAGTTGCCAAAATCCTCATGGGAAAAAATAAACCAGATTATACTCCCCACTTTAATTCCGGAGATAAAGTAGTGATTGTCAATGCAGAAAAAGTAAGGCTCACCGGAAAGAAAATGACAGATAAACTGTATGTCAGGCATACGGGTTATCCGGGAGGGCAAAAATTCAGAACACCATTAGATATCTTACATCGCAAACCAGAAGATTTAATCCTGCATGCTGTAAAAGGAATGCTCCCCAAAAACAGACTTCAGAAACAATACCTGAAAAATCTGCACGTTTACACTGGTCCACAACATCCTCATATCGCACAAAACCCGGTTAAATTAGAAATATAATAATTGAAAATGGAATATATTCATGCAGTAGGAAGAAGAAAAACATCCGTATCAAGAGTTTTTCTGAAAAAAGGCGAAGGAAACATTAAAGTCAACGACTCCGATTACAAAGAATATTTTAAGACCATCTTCCTTCAGTCATCAATTGAAGAACCCTTCAAGCTCAGCGGGACTGCCGGACAGTATGATGTGATGGTCAATGTTTACGGAGGAGGTACTACAGGCCAGGCCGAAGCTACCCGCTTAGCCATTTCGAGGGCTCTCATACAGATTAACGAAGAATTTAAAGATGTTTTAAAAAGCCACGGTTTATTAAAACGTGATCCGAGAATGGTTGAGCGTAAAAAACCTGGTTTCCCTAAAGCAAGAAAAAGATTTCAGTTCAGAAAGAGATAATGACGATAGTATGGAAATAAATTATGATTTAAACCAGTTTCTTGAAGCAGGTGTTCACATCGGGCACAACAGCAGTAAATGGAATCCCAAAATGGCTCCCTATATCTTTATGGAGCACAATGGCGTTCATTTAATTGACATCAAAAAAACAATATCAAAACTTCAGGTAGCCTGTAATGCTGCAAAAAACATTTCACGTTCCGGCAGAAAAATTTTGTTTGTAGCCACTAAAAAACAGGCAAAAGAAATCATCGAACAGGCTGCAAAAAGAGTCAATATGCCTTACGTTACCGAAAGGTGGCTGGGAGGAATGCTCACTAACTTCAGCACGGTCAGAAAATCGATCAAAAAACTGAATTCGATTGAAACCATGTTTAAAGATGGCACTGTGCTGAACATGAACAAGAAAGAGCGTAACATGCTGATGCGTGAAAAAGAAAAACTCGAAAAAGTATTATCCGGAATTATCGAACAAAAACGTCTTCCTTCAGCATTGTTTATTATCGACATTAAAAAAGAACACATAGCCTTAGCTGAAGCAACCAAACTGAACCTCGCCACCTTTGCGCTTGTGGATACCAATTCCGACCCGACAAAAGTAGATTTCCCCATTCCCGGCAATGACGATGCTACCAAATCAATAGCCCTCATTACTGAATTATTTACCCAAGCCATAGAAGAAGGACTGAACGAAAGAAAATCAGTAAAAGAAGAAATCGAAAAAGAGGTAAAAGAAAAAAATACGGATGAATCTGCACCCCGTCCTCACAGACGCAGAAGAAACCAAAAATAGTTACAATAAATTCAAAAACAATATTTTATGACAATTAATAGTGCAGACGTGGTAAAGCTCCGCAAAGCCACAGGAGCCGGAATGATGGATTGTAAAGAAGCCCTCATGGCTACAAACGGCAATTTTGAAGAAGCCATTGATTATTTACGTAAAAAAGGACAAAAAGTTTCGGCTAAAAGAGCTGACCGTGATGCCACTGAAGGCGTTATTTGTGCAAAAATTTCTCCGGATGCTACATTTGGCCTCCTGGTAGAAGTGTGCTGCGAAACTGATTTTGTTGCTAAAAATGCTGATTTTATCGCTTTTGTCGATAAAATTGCTGAAACAGCACTTCAATACAGACCCAACAACATCGAAGAACTCAAATCACTTCCGGTCGGAAATTCTAAAGTTTCTGACCTCCTCAACGACCAACTGGCTAAAATCGGTGAAAAAATCGACATTACCAACTATAAAACTCTTTCCTCTGATCTGGTTGTCAGTTACATTCATAGCGGGAACAAAATTGGCGTCCTCACCGGCCTCAGCAAATCAGGGAAAGATGAATACATCACCTGCGGGAAAGATGTTTCCATGCAGATAGCAGCCATGAACCCCTATGCCATCGATCCTTCGGGAATCAGTCAGGAAGTCATCGACCGCGAAATGGCTATTGCTGTCGAACAAACACGACAGGAAGGCAAACCAGAAAATATGATTGAAAAAATTGCACAGGGCAAGCTTAATAAATTTTTCAAAGAAAACACCCTGCTCAGCCAGCCTTTTGTTAAAGACAACAGCAAAACCGTTGGCGATTATATCGCACAGGTTGATAAAGACTTAAAAATTACTGATTTTGTACGTATTGCTATAAATTCCTGATTTTTATAAATTTTCTCTCTATAAAGACAATACCCTTTATTTTTGCACAAATAAAGGGTATTATTTTTTTAACACAAAAGCATGAAATACAAAAGAGTATTGGTCAAACTCAGTGGAGAAGTTTTGGCTGGAAATCTGGATTTTGGTATCGATCAAAACATGCTGCTTCACTATGCAGATGAAATAGAAAAAGTAGTTCAGAAAGGTGTTCAGCTCGCCCTTGTGATCGGAGGAGGAAACATTTTTCGTGGGACAGAACTAATTGAGAATGAGATAATCAGTAAATCAAAGGCCGATCAGATGGGTATGCTCGCCACTTGTATTAATGCTATTGCCCTGTCGGAAGCTTTTTCAGGAAAAGGAATACGGAACAAGCATCTTTCTGCTTTCCATATCGGAAAAATGACCGAGGAATTCAATAATGATCATGCTATTGAATATCTTGAATCAGGATACGTATTGATTTTATCAGGAGGAACAGGAAATCCATTTTTCACGACCGATTCAGCAGCAGCTCTGCGTGCAGCTGAGCTTAAAGTGGATATTTTACTGAAAGGGACCAAGGTGGATGGTGTTTATTCGGATGATCCGGCCAAAAACAAATATGCTACCCGCTATACTTCCCTCAGTTTTAACGAAACCATTCAGAAAAACCTGAAAATAATGGATACTGCTGCCTTTGCCATTTGCAAGGAAAACAAAATACCTGTCATTGTCTATAATACCAATGAAAAAGGGAACCTCCTGAAAATAATACAGGGAGAAGAAAACATTGGAACTATTATTTCTTAGAAAAGTTCTAAATTTGCACACATTCACTAACGTTAAAATTTCTAAAAATGCCATATTTTTTTACTTCAGAATCCGTTTCGGAAGGACACCCCGATAAGGTGGCCGACCAGATATCAGATGCCTTACTTGATGAATTTCTTCGATTTGATCCTGAATCAAAAGTAGCCTGTGAAACATTTGTTACTACCGGTCTGGTAGTGGTAGGCGGAGAAGTCAGAACTCGCGGATATGTTGAAATTCAGGATGTTGTAAGAAAGACCATCCATGAAATCGGTTATACCAAAGCTGAATATATGTTCGATTCCGCATCCTGTGGAGTCGTCAGTGCCATTCATGCCCAAAGCGATGACATCTACATGGGTGTTGATCGTGGAAACATTGAGAATCAAGGTGCTGGCGACCAGGGAATGATGTTTGGCTATGCTTGTCGCGAAATGGATAACTACATGCCCGTTGCCGTTGAGCTTGCCCACATGCTTGTTCAGGAACTGGCAGCCATCAGAAAAGAGGGGCGTAAAATGAAATACCTCAGACCCGATTCAAAATCTCAGGTAACTATCGAATACAGCGATAATCATAAGCCCTTGCGTGTACATACCATTGTGGTTTCTACCCAGCATGATGAATTTGATACCACAGAAAAAATGCATCAGCGTATAACCCAGGATGTCAGAAATATTTTGATCCCAAGAGTTAAAAAACTTTGCCCTCCGCGTGTCAAAAGACTTTTTAAGGAAGACTTCATTTTACATGTCAACCCCACCGGAAAGTTTATTATCGGTGGTCCTCACGGGGATACCGGACTTACCGGAAGAAAAATCATTGTTGATACCTACGGTGGAAAAGGAGCTCATGGTGGAGGTGCTTTTTCGGGAAAAGATTCCTCAAAAGTTGACCGGTCTGCTGCCTATGCCTGCCGCCATATTGCCAAAAACATGGTCGCTGCAGGTATTGCTGATGAAATTCTCATTCAGGTGGCCTATGCTATCGGTATCGCTCAACCCGTTGGTCTTTTTGTCAACACCTATGGTACCTGTAAAATTAAAAACAGTCAGGGGAAAAAACTCAGCGACAGCGAACTGGCCGAAAGAGTGGCAAAAATTTTTGACCTTCGCCCGGGCGCTATCGTCAAAAGATTTGGACTAAAACTGCCCATTTTTCAGCCTACAGCCAGTTATGGACATTTCGGCAGAGATGTTTACGAAAAAGAAGTGGAAGTATATTACGACCCGAAAGACCCCAAACCTAATTGCAATGGTAGAAAATATCAGATTAAAGCTAAGTTTTTCCCATGGGAAGAACTTGATTACGTTGATAAGCTGAAAAAAGAATTTAACCTGTAAAATATTTTCCGTATTGTAAGATTCCTTTAATTTCGCATCAAAATTTATAGCCATGATAATCCCTGAAGATTTAAAATTTACCAAAGACCACGAATGGATTCGTGTGGAAGGAACTGAAGCTTATGTAGGAATTACAGATTTTGCTCAGAAAGAGTTAGGAGATATCGTTTATATCGAAATTGAAACTGTTGGCGATAAACTCTCCAAAGGAGATGCATTCGGAACCATCGAAGCCGTAAAAACCGTTTCAGATATGTATATGCCCGCATCAGGCCATATTCTTGAAAAAAATCCTGAAATTGACGATTCTCCTGAGCTGGTTAATAAAGACCCTTATGGTAAAGGATGGATGATTAAAATAACCTTGTCGGATCCGGCAGAGCTGAACGATTTGCTTAGCCCCGAAGAATATGCAAAACTGATTGAAGAATAAACATAAGTTTATCAGATTTTTAATAACTGGCTTCCCTTTTTTTTGGGCCCTTTTAATTGCTTTTTTATCGCTCATGCCTGAAAGTGTTGCTGAAAAGTGGTGGTTCGATTTTTTTATTCCTGCTGACAAAATTGCCCATTTCATCATTTATTTTGTCTTTACTTTCTCAATAATTTTAGCCATTAATTTTGAAAATCTCCGTTTTAGTTTACCTTTGCAGATAACTGCAGTTGCGGTTATTTCAATTTTATACGGAATTCTAATGGAAATACTTCAAAAGACAGCAGCAATAGGCAGAAGTGCTAATTTAAGCGATGTTTTAGCCGATTCAACAGGAGTATTTGCAGGAATTTTGCTCTTTTTTGTTTTAAGAAAAAATCTTTTAATC from Sphingobacteriales bacterium encodes the following:
- the rpmF gene encoding 50S ribosomal protein L32, translated to MPHPKRKHSKTRRDKRRTHDHAQMPTLSTCPTTGETHLRHRAYWSEDKLYYKGKVVLEKSTK
- the plsX gene encoding phosphate acyltransferase PlsX; this translates as MRIGLDLMGGDHAPLTNLQGAYQFIQESDKDYQLVLIGDLPAIKQQFPGLHQSLSESEKVEFVHASEVIGMSESPTKSFSRKPDSTITKGFKFLEKGEIDAFASAGNTGAMMVGAFYAAKPLEGVIRPAISTIIPKKNNKTGILLDVGVNPDCKDDVLYQFGILGSAYLQTIYHIENPKVGLLNIGSEKEKGNLVTQSAYRLMEENNSVNFIGNVEGYDIFTDKADVIVCDGFTGNILLKTIEGFYRLLKYRQIKDEYFETFNYENYGGTPVLGISKIVMVAHGMSSPFAIKNMLAQTISIYQNKLIEKIAESFKKILKF
- a CDS encoding ketoacyl-ACP synthase III, which encodes MAKIRAAITGINGWVPPDVLTNADLEKMVDTTDEWIVTRTGIRERHILKGEGQGTSVLGANAVKGLLEKTRTKPEEVELLICSTVSPDMLYPATANIISEKTGIKNAFSFDMNAACCGFLFALVTASKYIESGALKKIIVVGADKMSYLVDYTNRETCILFGDGAGAVLLEPAEDGLGIIDSICHTDGSGMPYLHQKAGGSALPASHETIDQRLHYVHQEGQTVFKFAVKGMADVSYDIMQKNNLKAEDIAYLVPHQANLRIIDATARRMGIDQSKVMINIDHFGNTTNGTIPLCLWEWENKLHKGDNLILAAFGGGFTWGSVYLKWAYNADER
- the efp gene encoding elongation factor P produces the protein MATTADFKIGLCIEFNNELYQIVDFQHVKPGKGPAFVRTKLKGIPSGKVIDNTFTSGVKITTAKVVYHPFQFLYQDESGYVFMNTETFEQVTLPEEMVENHDLIKEGQELGIYYHEETETPLYCELPAFIELAVTYTEPGVKGDTATNTLKPATLETGAEIMVPLFVNTDDVIRIDTRTRTYVERVKK
- the rplM gene encoding 50S ribosomal protein L13, which gives rise to MDTLSYRTVFVNKATVSRKWYLVDAEGEVLGRLSSKVAKILMGKNKPDYTPHFNSGDKVVIVNAEKVRLTGKKMTDKLYVRHTGYPGGQKFRTPLDILHRKPEDLILHAVKGMLPKNRLQKQYLKNLHVYTGPQHPHIAQNPVKLEI
- the rpsI gene encoding 30S ribosomal protein S9, whose protein sequence is MEYIHAVGRRKTSVSRVFLKKGEGNIKVNDSDYKEYFKTIFLQSSIEEPFKLSGTAGQYDVMVNVYGGGTTGQAEATRLAISRALIQINEEFKDVLKSHGLLKRDPRMVERKKPGFPKARKRFQFRKR
- the rpsB gene encoding 30S ribosomal protein S2, which encodes MEINYDLNQFLEAGVHIGHNSSKWNPKMAPYIFMEHNGVHLIDIKKTISKLQVACNAAKNISRSGRKILFVATKKQAKEIIEQAAKRVNMPYVTERWLGGMLTNFSTVRKSIKKLNSIETMFKDGTVLNMNKKERNMLMREKEKLEKVLSGIIEQKRLPSALFIIDIKKEHIALAEATKLNLATFALVDTNSDPTKVDFPIPGNDDATKSIALITELFTQAIEEGLNERKSVKEEIEKEVKEKNTDESAPRPHRRRRNQK
- a CDS encoding elongation factor Ts, which gives rise to MTINSADVVKLRKATGAGMMDCKEALMATNGNFEEAIDYLRKKGQKVSAKRADRDATEGVICAKISPDATFGLLVEVCCETDFVAKNADFIAFVDKIAETALQYRPNNIEELKSLPVGNSKVSDLLNDQLAKIGEKIDITNYKTLSSDLVVSYIHSGNKIGVLTGLSKSGKDEYITCGKDVSMQIAAMNPYAIDPSGISQEVIDREMAIAVEQTRQEGKPENMIEKIAQGKLNKFFKENTLLSQPFVKDNSKTVGDYIAQVDKDLKITDFVRIAINS
- a CDS encoding UMP kinase translates to MKYKRVLVKLSGEVLAGNLDFGIDQNMLLHYADEIEKVVQKGVQLALVIGGGNIFRGTELIENEIISKSKADQMGMLATCINAIALSEAFSGKGIRNKHLSAFHIGKMTEEFNNDHAIEYLESGYVLILSGGTGNPFFTTDSAAALRAAELKVDILLKGTKVDGVYSDDPAKNKYATRYTSLSFNETIQKNLKIMDTAAFAICKENKIPVIVYNTNEKGNLLKIIQGEENIGTIIS
- a CDS encoding methionine adenosyltransferase yields the protein MPYFFTSESVSEGHPDKVADQISDALLDEFLRFDPESKVACETFVTTGLVVVGGEVRTRGYVEIQDVVRKTIHEIGYTKAEYMFDSASCGVVSAIHAQSDDIYMGVDRGNIENQGAGDQGMMFGYACREMDNYMPVAVELAHMLVQELAAIRKEGRKMKYLRPDSKSQVTIEYSDNHKPLRVHTIVVSTQHDEFDTTEKMHQRITQDVRNILIPRVKKLCPPRVKRLFKEDFILHVNPTGKFIIGGPHGDTGLTGRKIIVDTYGGKGAHGGGAFSGKDSSKVDRSAAYACRHIAKNMVAAGIADEILIQVAYAIGIAQPVGLFVNTYGTCKIKNSQGKKLSDSELAERVAKIFDLRPGAIVKRFGLKLPIFQPTASYGHFGRDVYEKEVEVYYDPKDPKPNCNGRKYQIKAKFFPWEELDYVDKLKKEFNL
- the gcvH gene encoding glycine cleavage system protein GcvH, yielding MIIPEDLKFTKDHEWIRVEGTEAYVGITDFAQKELGDIVYIEIETVGDKLSKGDAFGTIEAVKTVSDMYMPASGHILEKNPEIDDSPELVNKDPYGKGWMIKITLSDPAELNDLLSPEEYAKLIEE
- the vanZ gene encoding VanZ family protein, which encodes MKNKHKFIRFLITGFPFFWALLIAFLSLMPESVAEKWWFDFFIPADKIAHFIIYFVFTFSIILAINFENLRFSLPLQITAVAVISILYGILMEILQKTAAIGRSANLSDVLADSTGVFAGILLFFVLRKNLLIIKNL